From a region of the Impatiens glandulifera chromosome 4, dImpGla2.1, whole genome shotgun sequence genome:
- the LOC124934908 gene encoding two-component response regulator ARR10-like has protein sequence MDQHTILNNTASNEDKYRFLNQLRVLVVDNDIVSLNILQSSLEQCRFTVKATSRSTEALEILRNKEEIFDIVITDVEMNEIDGFQLLEIINLEMDIPVIMISASDNIELVMKGVRHGARDYLVKPVRMEELKNIWQHVVRKNVFNPNHSKLTITRAEDADNNNYATKTIPFAQPVVDDEQSCPPKKPRVSWSNELHHKFMDAIEKLGPDAYPKKILEMMNEPNLSRENVASHLQKYRNGMKKGKKIVTAEINRVAQDQISTKHDISNVVKINGVPFNSNQNQCFIQQNQQLPPSYGNYFHQPTIFPSNPSLLNRSFTFNTPNNIPNHSLIPNIDSSYANFGNVPNPTGINYVGIHQPYNSSCPSSYVPNLQVTISQPPPINIQTNPIVSSSGNITGFQDPRIIDEKFLPMGGGNTYTQNEWIQTDHLLYNQQQQMGEQIQPGTPIADDLNIMMIEAKPCKSLWVSGINPTIIKEKLEEDLSTI, from the exons ATGGATCAACATACAATTTTGAATAATACTGCTTCCAATGAAGACAAATATCGATTTCTTAATCAATTGAGAGTACTTGTGGTTGATAACGATATTGTTTCTCTCAATATTCTTCAATCCTCTCTCGAACAATGCAGATTCACAG TAAAAGCAACATCAAGGTCAACAGAAGCTTTGGAAATATTGAGAAATAAGGAAGAAATATTCGATATTGTCATTACAGATGTAGAGATGAATGAAATTGATGGTTTTCAACTCCTAGAAATTATAAATCTTGAAATGGATATTCCTGTCATAA TGATATCTGCATCGGACAACATAGAATTGGTAATGAAAGGAGTGCGACATGGAGCTCGAGACTATTTGGTAAAACCTGTTCGAATGGAGGAACTGAAAAACATATGGCAGCATGTTGTGaggaaaaatgtgtttaatcCTAATCATTCCAAGTTAACAATAACAAGAGCCGAAGATGCTGACAATAATAATTATGCGACGAAAACAATACCTTTTGCTCAACCTGTAGTAGATGATGAACAATCGTGTCCTCCCAAGAAACCGAGAGTTAGTTGGTCGAATGAGTTACATCATAAGTTCATGGATGCTATTGAAAAACTTGGTCCGG atGCATATCCGAAAAAGATACTCGAGATGATGAATGAACCAAATTTGAGTCGCGAAAATGTTGCTAGTCACTTACAG AAATACAGAAATGGGATGAAGAAAGGGAAAAAAATAGTAACTGCGGAAATAAATAGAGTTGCTCAAGATCAAATATCGACAAAACATGACATTAGCAACGTTGTAAAAATCAATGGAGTACCTTTCaactcaaaccaaaatcaatgtTTTATCCAGCAAAACCAACAACTGCCACCCTCGTATGGAAACTACTTCCATCAACCTACCATCTTTCCATCAAATCCATCACTCTTGAATAGATCATTCACGTTCAACACGCCAAACAATATTCCAAACCATTCCTTAATTCCAAACATTGATTCTAGTTATGCAAATTTTGGTAATGTTCCTAATCCAACCGGCATTAACTATGTTGGAATTCATCAACCATATAATTCATCATGTCCCAGTTCATATGTTCCTAATCTTCAAGTTACTATCAGTCAGCCACCTCcaataaatattcaaacaaacCCTATAGTATCGAGTTCAGGAAATATAACCGGTTTTCAAGATCCACGCATCATCGATGAAAAATTTTTACCTATGGGAGGAGGTAATACTTATACTCAAAATGAATGGATTCAAACTGACCATTTGTTGTATAACCAACAACAACAGATGGGAGAACAAATCCAACCGGGTACTCCTATTGCTGATGACCTGAATATAATGATGATTGAG GCTAAGCCATGTAAAAGCTTATGGGTTAGTGGCATCAACCCAACTATTATAAAAGAGAAACTGGAAGAGGATTTATCAACCATATGA
- the LOC124934348 gene encoding uncharacterized CRM domain-containing protein At3g25440, chloroplastic: MACSLFRTLRRASSSHLSLFTLISSSSSSSTPLLRVIAAPAIQPNYYCWPMRNFSSNGLVNLVISQGKPKFETHEIDPPKKEKWLTKKRLKLQRKRDKQKRTSANRRDPRHLGITGRKKQKFANAEERIKYKLEKARIKEAMLIERLKRYEVPKAQGPVVKPNDLTGEERFYMKKMAQKGSNYAPIGRRGVFGGVILNMHMHWKKHETVKVFCKPCKPGQVQDYAQEIARLSGGTPIQIIGQDTIIFYRGRNYVQPEVMSPIDTLSKKRALEKSKYEQSLECVRRFIAIADKELELYYRHTALYGDPKNRNPCKILDGPRKYINAFKEGQEHQRLHCVDLNGNEFSSSQLENLQCVEADEDED, from the exons ATGGCATGCTCGCTGTTTCGCACCCTCCGCCGTGCTTCTTCATCGCATCTCTCCCTCTTTACTCTGatatcctcctcctcctcctcctcaacTCCTCTTCTCCG GGTAATAGCTGCTCCTGCCATTCAACCAAATTACTACTGCTGGCCGATGAGAAACTTTAGTAGTAACGGTTTGGTTAATCTAGTGATATCCCAAGGAAAACCTAAGTTCGAGACCCACGAAATCGACCCTCCTAAAAAAGAGAAATGGCTTACAAAGAAGAGGTTGAAGCTGCAGCGAAAGAGGGATAAGCAGAAGAGGACATCTGCCAATAGAAGGGATCCTCGACACCTTGGAATCACAGGGAGGAAAAAGCAGAAATTCGCTAATGCAGAGGAAAGGATCAAGTATAAGCTTGAAAAG GCTCGGATAAAGGAGGCCATGCTGATTGAAAGGCTGAAGAGGTATGAAGTTCCTAAAGCTCAAGGTCCTGTTGTAAAACCGAATGATCTAACAGGTGAAGAGCGGTTTTATATGAAGAAGATGGCGCAGAAGGGATCCAACTACGCCCCGATTGGAAGAAGGGGAGTCTTTGGAGGCGTAATTCTCAACATGCATATGCATTGGAAAAAGCACGAAACTGTTAAGGTCTTTTGCAAACCATGTAAACCGGGACAAGTGCAAGATTACGCACAAGAGATTGCGAGGCTGAGTGGCGGAACTCCTATTCAGATCATTGGTCAAGACACTATCATATTTTATCGAGGAAGGAATTACGTGCAGCCAGAAGTCATGTCTCCTATCGATACATTGTCCAAGAAACGG GCACTTGAGAAATCGAAATATGAGCAATCTCTCGAGTGTGTGAGGCGATTCATTGCCATTGCGGATAAGGAACTAGAGCTATACTATAGGCATACTGCACTTTATGGTGACCCGAAAAATAGAAATCCCTGCAAAATTCTTGACGGCCCTAGAAAATACATTAACGCGTTTAAGGAAGGTCAAGAGCATCAAAGACTACATTGTGTTGATTTGAATGGTAATGAATTTTCTTCATCTCAATTGGAAAATCTGCAGTGTGTGGAAGCTGATGAAGACGAGGATTAA